The Bifidobacteriaceae bacterium genomic interval GGCCCAAGATTCTGCTCTGGGTTGCGATCGCGCTGGTCGGGGCAGCGGGATGGGCCGTGCTGGCGGTGATGCGCGGCGAGCAGGTCAACGCGATCTGGTTCGTGGTGACGGCGGTGGCGACCTACATGATCGGGTACCGCTTCTACGCCCTGTACATTCAGCGCCGAATCCTGCGCCCGGACGACACGCGCGCCACGCCCGCTGAGCGAATTAACAACGGCGTCGACTTCGACCCGACCGACCGGCGGGTGCTCTACGGGCACCACTTCGCGGCCATCGCGGGGGCGGGCCCGCTGGTGGGGCCGGTCTTGTCGGCCCAGATGGGCTACCTGCCCGGAACGCTGTGGATCATCTTCGGCGTGCTGGCCGCCGGGGCGGTGCAGGACATGGTGATCCTCTTCTTCTCAATGCGGCGTGGCGGCCGCTCGCTGGGGCAGATGGCGCGTGACGAGATAGGGCGCTTCGGCGGCACCGTCGCCACCGTGATCGTGTGGGTGATGCTCATGATTGTGCTCGCGGTGCTGGCGTTGGTCTGCGTAAACGCCCTCGCCGAGAGCCCATGGGCGGTCTTCTCGGTCGGCTGCACCATCCCGATCGCGCTGCTCATGGGCCTCTACCTGCGTTACATCCGGCCCGGCCGGGTGGCCGAGGTGTCGCTGATCGGCTTCGCGCTGCTCCTCGCCGCGATCATCGGCGGCCGCTGGGTGGCCGCGAGCGACTGGGGCGGGCAGTTCTTCCACCTCTCCCCCGTGCAACTCACCTGGGCGATGGTGGTCTACGGGTTCTGCGCGGCGGTGCTGCCGGTCTGGCTGCTGCTGACGCCGCGCGACTACCTGTCCACCTTCATGAAGGTCGGCACCATTGTGGTGCTCGCGGTCGGCATTGTGCTGGTCCGGCCCGTTGTGCAGATGCCCGCCGTGACCGAGTTCGCCTCCAACACCAAGGGCCCGGTCTTCGCCGGCGCGCTTTTCCCGTTCCTGTTCATCACGATCGCCTGCGGCGCCCTGTCCGGCATGCACGCCACCGTCGCCTCCGGCACCACCCCCAAGATGATCCAAAAGGAGTCGCAGGTCCGCATGATCGGCTACGGCGGCATGCTGATGGAGTCCTTCGTCGCCATCATGGCGTTGGCCGCCGCCGTGTCGCTGAACGTGGGGGTCTACTTCTCCATGAATATGTCCGCCGCCACGATCGAGAAGCTGGCCGCGCCCGTCATAGCAGCCGAGTATTCGGCGTCCGAGGCCGCCCGGTTGAGCGCGGCCGACAAGGCCGCCATCGCGGTGGGGCAGTTGGGCGTCACCGCCGAAGGCGGGCCGGGGCCGGAAGTCGAATGGTCCCAGGATGGCGCGGACGGATCGGTGACGCTGCGGGGCGGCGAGGCGCTGGAGGCCATCGCGGCGGACGTGGGCGAACAGAACATAGTCTCCCGCACCGGCGGCGCCCCGACGCTGGCTGTCGGCATGGCCAACATTCTGCACGGCGTCTTTGGCGGCCGGGACATGATGGCGTTCTGGTACCACTTCGCCATCATGTTCGAGGCCTTGTTCATCTTGTCCGCCGTGGACGCCGTCACCCGGGTGGCGCGGTTCCAGTTGCAGGATCTGTTCGGCAACTGGGCGCCGCGTCTGAGGGACCCCTCCTACCGGCCCGCCGCGTGGGGCGCGACAGCGCTGGTGGTGGCGGGCTGGGGGTCGTTGCTCCTGATGGGGGTGACCGACCCGCTGGGCGGCATTCAGACCCTCTATCCGCTGTTCGGGATAGCCAACCAACTGATCGCGGCCTCCGCCCTGGCCGTGGCGACCGTGATCGTGGCGAACAAGGGCCACTTCAGGTGGCTCTGGATCACCCTGGTCCCGTTGGCCTGGGATGTGGCGGTCACTTTCACCGCCTCCTATCAGAAGATCTTCAGCCCGAAGCCGGAGTTGGGCTATTGGGCCATGTGGCGGGCCAAACGGGCGGAGATCGCCGCCGGCGGCCTGGATCCGCAGGCGCTGGCGGCGGCGCGGGCGGTGGTGCGGAACTCGTTCGTCCAAGGCGCCTTGTCGATTGTGTTCGTGGTGATGGTCGGCACCTTGCTCATCTGCGCTTGCCGCCAGGTGGTGTTGGCGGCGCGCGGCCGAACCCGCGCCAGCGAGGACCCATACCAGGAGTCGAACTTCTTCGCGCCCACGCGTTTCATCGCGGGGAAGCTAGAACGCGCCGCCGAGTCGGAGTACGCGCAGGTGGGCGACCCGGCTCTGATCCCGGACCGGTCACGCCGGTGACCGGCTCACGCGAATCGTGGTGGCGCCGCGCCTGGCGGGCCGCCAAATGGTATGTCGCCGAATTCTTCGGCGACAACGCTTACGAGAAGTACTTGGTCCGCCATGAGTTGGCCCACGCCCGCCTGGGCGGGGCCGAACCCGCCGCCCACCGGCCCATGTCCCGCCGGGAGTTCTACCGCCGTCTCACGGATTCCACGCCGCCGAAGGGCTGCTGCTAACGGGAGTTCAGATGCGTTCGGCCAGGGCCATGACCTCGACGTGGTGGGTGCCCGGGAACAGGTCGAAAGCCCGCAGGTCGGCCAGGCGGTAGCCGCGGCCTGACAGGACGGCCAGGTCGCGGGCGAGGGCCGCCGGCTCGCACGCCAGATACAAGACGCGGGCGGGACCGGCCGCCGCCACCGATTCCATCACGGCCCGTCCCGCGCCGGCGCGCGGCGGGTCGAGGAGCACGGCCGCCGGCTGGTCTGGTGCCAGGCCAGCCCGCAGGGCGTTGCCGACGGAGTTGGCCTCGGCGCGCTCAAGCTCCAGACCAGCCCGCCGGATGTTGCCGCGCAGGTCTTTGACCGCCCGGCGGGACCCCTCCACGGCGCCGACCCGCGCCCCGGCGGCGGCCAGCGGGAGCGTGAACAGGCCCGCGCCCGCGTACAGGTCCCACACGGCCTGGCCCGGCTCGGGTCGCAGAGCCTTCAGAACCGCGCCTGCCAGAGTCTCCGGCGCCAGGCGATGCACCTGCCAGAACCCGCCCGCCGCCAACTCGTAGCGGAACTCCGACCCGGCGACTCGCACAACCTCGCGCCTGGCCTTGGCGGACTGTTCGGCCCCGGTCAGGCAGAAGGCCGCGCCCGCGGATGGAGCCACCGCGGACAGCCGCGATCCTTCGGGCCACCGCCTGGAAAACAGGTCGAGCGCCTCAATGGCGGGCACGGCCAACGGCATGGCCGACAGCGGCGAAAAGCGGTGAGACCCGGCCGCGAACATGCCGGCGCGGCCGTCCTCCCCCACGGACAGTTCGATCTTGGTCCGCCAGCCCAGGGGCGACCCGTCGCCGAGCGGCTCCACCGTCAGCTCGAAATCGCCGCCAAGCGCGTGGCCGAGCAGGCCCGCCACGACTTCCCCCTTGGCCCTCCTGGCCGCCGCCGGCGCCAGATACAGCCAGTCGGCGGCACCCACGTCCAGGCCCTCCGGCCAAGGCGGTTCGACCCGGTCCGGCGAGGGCTCCAGCACTTTGACAACGCGGGCCCGCCAATAGGACCGCGTCATGGCTGTGACTTCGGCAATCACCCGCTCGCCGGGGACGGCGCCGGACAGCAGCACAACCGGGCTCTCTTCCTGGCGGCAGGCGC includes:
- a CDS encoding carbon starvation protein A; this encodes MPVGINFRENWTWPKILLWVAIALVGAAGWAVLAVMRGEQVNAIWFVVTAVATYMIGYRFYALYIQRRILRPDDTRATPAERINNGVDFDPTDRRVLYGHHFAAIAGAGPLVGPVLSAQMGYLPGTLWIIFGVLAAGAVQDMVILFFSMRRGGRSLGQMARDEIGRFGGTVATVIVWVMLMIVLAVLALVCVNALAESPWAVFSVGCTIPIALLMGLYLRYIRPGRVAEVSLIGFALLLAAIIGGRWVAASDWGGQFFHLSPVQLTWAMVVYGFCAAVLPVWLLLTPRDYLSTFMKVGTIVVLAVGIVLVRPVVQMPAVTEFASNTKGPVFAGALFPFLFITIACGALSGMHATVASGTTPKMIQKESQVRMIGYGGMLMESFVAIMALAAAVSLNVGVYFSMNMSAATIEKLAAPVIAAEYSASEAARLSAADKAAIAVGQLGVTAEGGPGPEVEWSQDGADGSVTLRGGEALEAIAADVGEQNIVSRTGGAPTLAVGMANILHGVFGGRDMMAFWYHFAIMFEALFILSAVDAVTRVARFQLQDLFGNWAPRLRDPSYRPAAWGATALVVAGWGSLLLMGVTDPLGGIQTLYPLFGIANQLIAASALAVATVIVANKGHFRWLWITLVPLAWDVAVTFTASYQKIFSPKPELGYWAMWRAKRAEIAAGGLDPQALAAARAVVRNSFVQGALSIVFVVMVGTLLICACRQVVLAARGRTRASEDPYQESNFFAPTRFIAGKLERAAESEYAQVGDPALIPDRSRR
- a CDS encoding RNA methyltransferase, with the protein product MTSGTEASRQFAEDDHARPGRRLELAAGAWGNGGICACRQEESPVVLLSGAVPGERVIAEVTAMTRSYWRARVVKVLEPSPDRVEPPWPEGLDVGAADWLYLAPAAARRAKGEVVAGLLGHALGGDFELTVEPLGDGSPLGWRTKIELSVGEDGRAGMFAAGSHRFSPLSAMPLAVPAIEALDLFSRRWPEGSRLSAVAPSAGAAFCLTGAEQSAKARREVVRVAGSEFRYELAAGGFWQVHRLAPETLAGAVLKALRPEPGQAVWDLYAGAGLFTLPLAAAGARVGAVEGSRRAVKDLRGNIRRAGLELERAEANSVGNALRAGLAPDQPAAVLLDPPRAGAGRAVMESVAAAGPARVLYLACEPAALARDLAVLSGRGYRLADLRAFDLFPGTHHVEVMALAERI
- a CDS encoding YbdD/YjiX family protein codes for the protein MTGSRESWWRRAWRAAKWYVAEFFGDNAYEKYLVRHELAHARLGGAEPAAHRPMSRREFYRRLTDSTPPKGCC